ACGTTCGCCGACTCCTTCAAGGTCACCAAGGACTGGCTCATCGGGAAGCTGGACCACGACTACTTCCCCCAGGACCAGGCCGACGCCTTCGTGAAGGATGATCGCGAGGTCATCGCCACCAAGCGCATCAAGGTCTTCGACGAGGTGGCGCGCGTCGTGGATCAGGACCGCCGCTTCGGCACGCGCAAGGTGCCGCTCATGGACGAGAAGGGCGAGGTCCGCTTCGTCATGGGCGTCACGGAGGACATCACCGAGCGCCGCCAGAGCGAGGACGTGCTGCGCGCGTCCAAGGCGGAGCTGGAGGCGGCCAACAAGAAGCTGGCCGAGAGCCTCGAGGAGCTCAAGCGCTCGCGCTCCGTGTCCGCCCGCTCGCTGGCCAGCTACCAGCAGCGCGCCCTGCAGATGGAGATCATCCGTCAGCAGAACGAGGACCTGGACAGGCTCGCCACGGAGCTGGCCATCGCCAAGCGCAACGAGGAGGAGCGCGCCCGCGAGGCCGAGGCCGCCGCCCGCCTCAAGAGCGAGCTCCTGGCCAACTTCAGCCATGAAATCAGAACGCCCCTCAACGGCATCATCGGCTACTGCGACCTGCTGATGCGCGAGGAGGGCAGCCGGCTCACCGCGCACGGCCGGCGCGACCTGAACGTCGTCAAGACGAACGCCAAGACGCTGCTGGCGCTGATCAACGACATCCTGGACCTGTCCAAGATCGAAGCGGGCCGCGTGGAGGTGGTCGTCGAGCGCGTGGACGTGCAGGAGCTGGCCGAGGAGTGCCTGGCCACGGTGCGCGAGTACCTGAAGGGCAAGGACGTCGCGCTGACGATGAACATCGAGGAGCGCGCGCGCTACCTGCAGACGGACGCGCTGAAGCTGCGGCAGGTGATGCTCAACCTGTTGAGCAACGCGGCCAAGTTCACCGAGTCCGGCGAGGTGGCGCTGGGGACCAGGGCCGAGGGCAACGAGCTGGTCATGACGGTGGAGGACACCGGCGTGGGCATCCCGGCCGACCAGGTGGACTACATCTTCGAGAAGTTCCGCCAGGTGGACGGCTCCACCACGCGCAAGGTGGGCGGCACGGGCCTGGGCCTGGCCATCGTGCGCGAGCTGAGCAAGGTGCTGGGCGGCAACGTCACCGTCACCAGCGTGCTGGGCCGCGGCTCCACCTTCACGGTGCGGCTGGCCGGCGTGCTCGAGAGCGCCGGGCCCATGCCGTCGGCGCCCTCGGCCAACGCCGCGCCGGAGCAGGAGCCGGTGGCGGTGGAGGAGGTGGCCGCGAAGCTGGCGCCGCTGGCCGCCGGCAGCACGGTGCTGGTGGTGGACGATGATCCGCTCATGCAGCAGCTGGTGGTGGGCCAGCTGGAGCCCGCCGGCTTCAAGGTCATCCCCGCCGGTGATGGCGTGATGGCGCTGCGGCTGGCGCGCGAGGCGAAGCCCCAGGCCATCATCCTGGACATCCACCTGCCCCGGCTGGACGGCTGGTCCGTGCTCAGCCAACTCAAGAGCGAGCCGGGCCTGGCCAGCATCCCCGTCATCCTCGTGTCCGTGGAGGAGCAGCGCGCGCGCGGCTACTCGCTGGGCGCGTGCGAGTACCTGGTGAAGCCGGTGGAGCCGGACCGCCTGGTCGAGGTGGTGACGCGCACCCTGGGCAACGCGGCCCTGGCCAGCGGCGAGGTGCTGGTGGTGGACGACGACTCCAGCACGCGCGAGCTCGTCAGCCGCAGCCTGCGCCGCGCCGGCTTCTCCACCTCCGAGGCCCACAGCGGCGAGGACGCCCTGCTCAAGGCGCGCGTGTCGCCGCCGGTGCTCGTGGTGCTGGACCTGATGATGCCCAACCTCGACGGCTTCGAGGTGCTGCGGCGGCTGCGCTCGGAGAACCTCCACATGCCGGTGGTGGTGCTCACCGGCAAGGAGCTGGACGTGCGCGAGCAGTCCACGCTGCGCGACGGGCTGATCGCCTTCGTGCGCAAGGGCGGCCACGCCATCGACGAGGTGATTGGCCAGGCCAAGACGCTGCTGCTCCAGAAGCGCGCGGCCGTCAACGGCCGGCCGCCCCGCATCCTCTACGTGGAGGACAACCCGCAGAACCGCGACATCGTCCGCCGCTACCTGGGCAACAACTACGAGCTGCTCGAGGCCGAGGACGGTGAGCACGGGCTGGAGCGCGCCCAGCGCGACACGCCGGACCTGGTGCTGATGGACCTGTCGCTGCCGCGCGTGGACGGCTGGGAGGCCACGCGCCGCATCCGCGCGCTGCCGGCGGCCATCTCCAAGGTCCCCGTCATCGCCGTCACCGCCCACGCCGGCCGCGAGTACCAGGACAAGGCCCTGGCCGCCGGCTGCACCGCCTACCTCACCAAGCCCCTGGATCGGGACCAGCTGCTGGATACCATCCGCAAGCACCTGGGGAAGAGCCATGCCTGAGGGGGTGCTCCGCGTGCTGGTCGTGGATGACGACCCGGATCTGCTGGATCTGGTGGCGCGCTCGCTGCGCGCCTACGGCATCGAGGTGGAGACGCACCTGTCCGCATTGGGCGTCTCCACCCGCATCCGCGAGTCCAGGCCGGACGTGGTCCTCATCGACGTGAACTTCCCCTCCCTCAAGGGAGACAAGGTGGTGTCGCTGGCGCGCTCCCAGGCGCCAGCGGGGACCAAGTTCATCCTCTATTCGGCCTCGGATGAGTCCCAGCTTCGCGCGCTCGCCAGCACCTCGGGCGCGGATGGCTACCTCTCCAAAAGCGTCCAGGGAGCCGAGCTTGCGCAGAAGATCGAATCCTTCCGCCACAAGCCTCCCCGCCCCACGCCCGTGCCGCTGGTCTGAGTTCCGCTGTTTCAATGACTCGGCTGTCTGTCTTCTCTTGAATTCGCCCGTACGCTCTGGAGGGCCAAGCCTTGCGGACCCCTGACTACAGTGAGGCTGAAAAGTTACGCCGCCAACTGGAGTCCCCCATGTTCAACCCGCTGCTGAAGAAGTGGGTGGGCAAGGGGGAGCTCGACTACGAGGTGTATCTGAAGACGGGCACGCTGCTGCACCTGCAGACGCCGTCGGAGGAGCTCGTGCACCACGACGAGCTGCTCTTCCAGGTGACACACCAGGCGCAGGAGCTGTGGCTCAAGCTCATCTCCCAGGAGGCGGTGGAGGTGGTGGCGGAGATGGATGGCGATCTGCTGTGGCCGGCCACGGGGCGGCTGGAGCGGATGCTGCGCACCATGCGCTGCCTGGTGGCGGAGATGAACATCCTGGAGACGATGACGCCGGACACGTATCAAATCATCCGGCGCAGCCTGGGCAACGGCAGCGGGCAGGAGTCTCCGGGGTACAACGCCATGCGGGTGTCGGCGGAGGCCATGGAGGCGGCGCTGGAGCGGGTGCTGCGGCGGCGCAACCTGCGGCTGGTGGACGTCTACAAGGTCGGCTCGTTCGGCGCGGAGGACCTCAAGCGCATCTGCGAGCAGTTCGTGGACCTGGACGAGCTGTTCCAGACGTGGCTGTACACGCACTACCAGATGGTGCGCCGCATCATCGGCGTGGACCGCTCCATCAAGGCGCTGGACGGACTGCCGACGCAGGTGCTGGCGGGCCGCATGACGCTGCCGCTCTTCCGCAAGCTGTGGGAGGTGCGCGTGGAGATGACGAACGCGTGGCGGCGTGACGGTGGCTACGCGCCGGGCACGCGGCGGGCCTCGGGCACGCACCCGGCGGTGCCTCCCGCGGCGCACGCTCCGAACGCCTCGGGGCTGATCGCCGAGGCGGTGAGCGCCCACGCCGCGAGCGTTCCCCCTCCGGCTGCGTTCGCTCCCCCGGAGCCCTCGCCGCTGACGGCCTCCGCGCAGGCCCTGGCGGCGGCCGCAGCCGTCGTGGATCCCGCCTCCGCTCCCAGCGAGCCTGCCGTGGCGGGTGTGCCCGCCGTGGTGAGCATGGCCCCGCCGGAGGC
The nucleotide sequence above comes from Hyalangium gracile. Encoded proteins:
- a CDS encoding response regulator, with translation MPEGVLRVLVVDDDPDLLDLVARSLRAYGIEVETHLSALGVSTRIRESRPDVVLIDVNFPSLKGDKVVSLARSQAPAGTKFILYSASDESQLRALASTSGADGYLSKSVQGAELAQKIESFRHKPPRPTPVPLV
- a CDS encoding response regulator is translated as MSLSPTAQTESPTHRILLLTSERETEQVQSALRRSAPQAQVERVTSADALTTALARPWALAVIGTEAPGLSLAQVQAVWKDKGGTTPFVVLSQKWSDDTLAAATQAGACDYLTEEQLGRLGLVLAREQRMRSSQNRHESSEEELKQTNWLLNTIIDSLPFILFVKDARELRLKVANKTFADSFKVTKDWLIGKLDHDYFPQDQADAFVKDDREVIATKRIKVFDEVARVVDQDRRFGTRKVPLMDEKGEVRFVMGVTEDITERRQSEDVLRASKAELEAANKKLAESLEELKRSRSVSARSLASYQQRALQMEIIRQQNEDLDRLATELAIAKRNEEERAREAEAAARLKSELLANFSHEIRTPLNGIIGYCDLLMREEGSRLTAHGRRDLNVVKTNAKTLLALINDILDLSKIEAGRVEVVVERVDVQELAEECLATVREYLKGKDVALTMNIEERARYLQTDALKLRQVMLNLLSNAAKFTESGEVALGTRAEGNELVMTVEDTGVGIPADQVDYIFEKFRQVDGSTTRKVGGTGLGLAIVRELSKVLGGNVTVTSVLGRGSTFTVRLAGVLESAGPMPSAPSANAAPEQEPVAVEEVAAKLAPLAAGSTVLVVDDDPLMQQLVVGQLEPAGFKVIPAGDGVMALRLAREAKPQAIILDIHLPRLDGWSVLSQLKSEPGLASIPVILVSVEEQRARGYSLGACEYLVKPVEPDRLVEVVTRTLGNAALASGEVLVVDDDSSTRELVSRSLRRAGFSTSEAHSGEDALLKARVSPPVLVVLDLMMPNLDGFEVLRRLRSENLHMPVVVLTGKELDVREQSTLRDGLIAFVRKGGHAIDEVIGQAKTLLLQKRAAVNGRPPRILYVEDNPQNRDIVRRYLGNNYELLEAEDGEHGLERAQRDTPDLVLMDLSLPRVDGWEATRRIRALPAAISKVPVIAVTAHAGREYQDKALAAGCTAYLTKPLDRDQLLDTIRKHLGKSHA
- a CDS encoding tryptophan 2,3-dioxygenase family protein — translated: MFNPLLKKWVGKGELDYEVYLKTGTLLHLQTPSEELVHHDELLFQVTHQAQELWLKLISQEAVEVVAEMDGDLLWPATGRLERMLRTMRCLVAEMNILETMTPDTYQIIRRSLGNGSGQESPGYNAMRVSAEAMEAALERVLRRRNLRLVDVYKVGSFGAEDLKRICEQFVDLDELFQTWLYTHYQMVRRIIGVDRSIKALDGLPTQVLAGRMTLPLFRKLWEVRVEMTNAWRRDGGYAPGTRRASGTHPAVPPAAHAPNASGLIAEAVSAHAASVPPPAAFAPPEPSPLTASAQALAAAAAVVDPASAPSEPAVAGVPAVVSMAPPEAPVDDPWSRPEPPRRGQATQGAPPPVAPAAPPEVDPNDPWSKPEPPTSRRAAQAQEEANAGGGPQWSRPPKDQGPF